The genomic interval ACCGTTCTGGTCAGGTTATTCCCCTGATTTAAAAAGTCATTTCCTTCCAGTTTCACACTCACCTGCTTATGCTTAAAAAACGTCTTCTCTATAGAACCATTGATAATAAACGGGTTTGTAGCATTAACTGAGAATCCCTGATTCAAAGTTTTTGCTGCATTCACTCCCAGTACCAAACTCTTTAAAATAAAGATCCTGCTATCCATATTAAACGTCCAGATCTGTAACGTATTCGAATTAAAGCTTCTGATCGAATACCTATTACTATTGTAACTATAATTCGCACTGGTATGCAGCATAATCCATTTGCGGTTCATCCTTAATCCAACCCTTTGATTGATATTAACACCCTTTCCAATATTCTTCACCTCTTCTGCAAATGAAATACGGTGATTATAATTAATGCCGCCAATCATTTCAAACGTATATTTTTTTCCAAAAGGCAAAGACCAGTAATAATTAGTACCGAAATTATAATTACCATTGGTATTCAGATAATGCGTTTCCTGGTTAAAATTCTTCAACGAATCAGGAACCAGCTTATCAGCGATCAGCAACGTATTCGACACGACCTGGTTTTGTGTAACCGACCCTCTTAACCCTACCTGTAAATTACTTCCGCTCTGCGGATTACTATGGTTATAATTCAGATTAATCAAATGATTAAACGCAGCCTTCAAATCCGGATTCCCAATCACTATATTGTTCAGGTTACGGGTATCTCTTACCGGTTGTAGCTGGTTAAAATTAGGTTCTACACTATTTCCTGTATAAAAGAAATTAAACTGGCTTTTAGTGGAAATCATGTAATTTAAACGCGCAATTGGTGAGAAATTAAAACCTGCGCGGTTAATCCGGTCAGTTCTTCCCTCATAGGCTCCGGTCAATAAACTCGGCTGTCCGGTTATCCCAAGAATATAATTGAGTTTTTTTGTTTCATACCGGTAATTGATACCAATGATATGTTTACTAAAAGAAGAAGTGTAAGAATTGCTTAAAGAATCTACATCCCTGATATTTCCTGACTGATCCCTGTCTTTGGTATCCAGGCTGTTTCTTGTACGGCTCAATGAAAAAAGATAATTAAAATCCAGGCTTCTTTTAACCAGTGAATCTTTTGCTTTCAAAGGTTCAGTAAAGGTGAAATTAGCATTCAGCGTAGTTGTGCGGTTACGTTCATCTACCAATTGATTCAATAGCGAATCTTTAACCGCCACACCTGTCTTAGGATCATAATACTTAATCTGGTTATCCAGATCACTGTTATTAGCTGTAAGACCAGAACTGCCATTCACACCAGCAGAAATAATTCTGCCTGGCTTTTTCAACTTGCGGGCCATAGTAAAATCAGCATTCAAATTTGGATTATCCTGTTTACTGCTCCTTTGGGTATTCAAATCGCGGCGGACAACACCGGTTTGTAATGACTCATTGATAGCATTGCTGTTTGTGCCCTGTAAAGCTCCTCTGAACCCACCTCTGAGATAATTCTCCTGATCCGTAGATTCCAGGCTCAGATCCAGGTTATGTCCGTTACTTTTGGAGGAATTTGTATTCGCAGATTTATCGTAGATAATTCCCTGAGGATTTACTGTTTCAATTAAACTCTGTTGTATACTTTCGTTTTTATTGTAAGCGTAATTATAGTTGCTGCCAAAAATCAGCTTTTCTTTAATCTTATCTCTATAACTGAAACCCAGATTGGAATTGGTATTGATCCCGGCTCCCGTATTGGTATTACCCGCATTTGCATTTACACCAATCTGCCGGAGATCTCTCCACAAATAATCATTCAGATTTAAACCATAACGTTTATCCGTTCCGGCACTCGCTGTCACACTGCCGAAATTTCCATTATTGCGGTCTGACTTCAGGACAACATTCAAAATCTTTTGTGGTTCTCCGGTTTTGATCCCTGTAAAATTTGCTTTATCTCCATAATCATCAATAAACTGGATTCTGGAAACCGTTCCCGCTGGCAACTTTGAAATAAACTCCTTGACATTACCTGTAAAAAAGTCTTTTCCATTCACACGTATTTTAGTGAGTGCTTTACCCGCAGAAGACACATTACCATCCTTATCTATTTCTACACCAGGCAATTGTTTCAGTAAATCTTCCACCTTATCATTTTCATGAACAGCATAGGCATCTGCATTAAACTCCACGGTATCTTTCATTACCCGCATAGGAACTACCCTACCTTTAATTACCACCTCATTTAACTGAAGCGCAGCCGACTTTAAGACCAGGGCTGGTAACGATTGCTCCATGATCCCATCTTTCAAGGTAATAACTTGATGATAAGCAGAATAACCTATACCCCTGACCAGCAAAGTTACATTCCCGCTCCTCACATTCGAAAAGCTAAAGCTGCCTGTAGTATCGGTATTACTGCTCAAAGTATCTTTGCCTGCAATCAGGCGCACATTTGCACCAGGAATACCCACTTTGGTCGTATCCTGGACAACACCCCGAAGGAGAATGCCATTTTGCGCATTCACTGGAGAAAGCAGCATTGTATTTAAAAATATAAATAGAAAAAAAGCTGTATATATCTTCAAAATCGTAGCTGGCAGTTATAAAAAAAGATGACTATGGACCTGTTAGGTCTTTCTGATTCTGATGATATGTAACCAATGCATCACTTTCATCAGCGGATAAGTAGGATCAAACTCAAACCACTTAGAAGCAAAATTCGGATTGTTAGGTTTTTTATGGTGATTGTTCTGGAACAACTCTCCCATCATCAGGAAATCCAGTGGAAGGGAATTTTTACTATGATCATTATTATCATGGTTTGAATAACCATATTTATGACCACACCAGTTTACGATAGCGCCATGCAGAGGCCCCATCAGGAAATGAACCGGCAACAATAAGAACATCCACCACGCCGTAGCAAAAGTCACATAGAACCAGATATAAAAACTAATGAATACCATTCTTGTGATCCAGGAATCGCCAATTTTATCAATCAGCGGCCATGAAGGATAGTTATCACGGAACTGTTCTTCCGGCTCTTCATTATATTTGGCATAATTCAGATAGATATTTTTAGTCTGTATCATCATTCCCCATACATCCTTTACAAAATGAGGAGAGTGCGGATCTTTCTCGGTATCACTGAAAGCATGGTGCATGCGGTGAAGGATAGCATATGCCCTTGGATTTAAGAAAGAAGAACCTTGAGACAGAAAAGTAATCGTATAGAAAAACTTCTCCCAGAACGGATTCATTTTAAACATTTTATGCGAAGCATAGCGGTGTAAAAAGAAAGTTTGAGAGAAAAGTGACAGGAACCAGTGCAGTAGAAAAAATATTAATATAATCATATTGAATCGGGTATACTATAGAACTGAACATCCTTCGGGATGTTTCAATTACAAAAGTAAAGAAAAGAAAAGGATTTGGCGTGGAATGTTCAGACTATTAATTTTTTGTTGAATACCGACACGCGCAAAAGAGAGAAAAAAAACATGTGTTTGATTCCAGAATCAAACACATGCCGGAATATGATTTATCTGCCGAAATCGTCTGATACACGTACAATATCAGACTCATCAGATGGATCAGAAGGATCAGTGTGCTGCCAGATTTCAGAAACAATGCCCCAGTCATCTAAACCTACCAGGCGATGTCTTTCTCCTTGTTTCAATTTAATAGTTTGTTCAGGAACCAATTGCTGTACATCTCCCTGCTCATCAGTCTCACTGGTAATCACACCAACGGTACCACTTACCACTCTCCATATTTCAGCACGGCGGTGATGATATTGCCATGATAAACGTGTATTTGGTGCAACGATTAAAATCTTAGGACTTAATTTTCCTGAGATTTTCAGCTCCTCTACATTTAGTCCGTCAAAGTAAACATTGGCAAACTGTTGTGCTTGTGCTTCATCAATAACGAAAAAACCACCCCATGGACGGGTTTCATCACGATTTACTACGTTAAAACCTTCAATTTTCAGTCGCTGAGCAACACTGTCGAATATTTCTTTTTTCTGATCTGACATTATATATAAATATTTTAATGCTCAAATATAAGAAACAGTTTAAAATTCATCTGATTATTTGTTAGTACTCCATATACCTTTCAGCCCCCCCTCCTTTCGCTATTTTCAGTGCATTGCAAAATATCAGTTACATAAATAAACATCACCGCAATCTATTAAAGAACCCGTTTAAATATAAACACACACAGGCAACATAAATTTAAACACACTAATATTTGATTTTAATATTTGTATTTTCGCGTCATAATGGGGTGAAACGGTAAATACAGCACTGAATTATACCATAAGGTATTAAATATAATCTTACTTTTGTAAGAGTTTGTATTAAGTTTAAACAGACCCAGAGTTTAATCAAAGCCGTCAGGGCGATGATCAATCATTAATTTATATATGCATATGTTAAAAAGAGTTGTTATCACAGGAATTGGGGCATTAACGCCTTTAGGAAATGATGTAAATACTTTCTGGAGCAATACCATAGCTGGAAAAAGCGGAGCTGCAAAGATTACCCGCTTTGATGCCTCCCTGTTCCGCACGCAATTTGCTTGTGAACTCAAGGATTATGACGTTACAAAATATTTAGACAGGTCTGACATTAAAAGAACAGACCGTTTTACACAATATGCTTTAGTGGCATCTGATGAGGCAATCAAAGACTCTGGCTTTGAATTTGACAAAATGGATCCATTTGATGTAGGTGTGATCTGGGGATCAGGACAGGGTGGAATGGATACTTTCGAGCAGCAGTCTGCTGAATTTGCGCTTGGAAATGGTACGCCGCGTTACAGCCCGTTCTTTGTTCCAAAACTAATCGCGAACATGGCTTCAGGAATGATTTCTATCCGTAATGGCTATATGGGAATCAATTACACTACAGTTTCTGCCTGTGCAACTTCCAATACAGCAATTATGGATGCTTTCACTTATATCCGTATGGGTAAAGCAAAAATCATTGTGACTGGTGGTTCAGAAGCGCCTATTTCGGCTTCTTCAGTTGGTGGTTTTTGTGCAATGAAAGCAATGTCAGCACAAAATGATACGCCGGAAACAGCCTCAAAACCATTTGACATTAAACGTGATGGTTTTGTGATGGGTGAAGGTGCAGGCGCACTGGTTCTGGAAGAATATGAGCACGCTGTAAAACGTGGTGCAACTATTTACGGAGAAATTGGTGGTGCAGCAATGACTGCTGACGCTTACCATATGACAGCAACCCATCCTGAAGGTTTAGGAGCTTCTCATGCGATGAAATTAGCCCTTACAGAGGCTGGCTTAACTATCCATGATATTAACTACTTAAATACGCACGCAACCTCAACCCCTGTTGGTGACCTTTCTGAAACTAAAGCAGTAAGTAACCTGCTGGGAACAGGTAAAAATGAATTGTTTATCAGCGCAACAAAATCTATGACTGGTCACTTATTAGGTGCAGCCGGAGCAATTGAAGCAATTATCTGTTTATTATCGATGCGGGATAGCATTATCCCTCCAACCATCAATACAGATGAACTTGACCCTGCAATTCCATCAAATCTGAATATTGTAATTAAAGAAGCAATCTCTGCTAAAGTTAAAGCAGCAATGAGCAATACTTTCGGTTTTGGCGGTCACAACGGAATCGTTGTTTTCAAATCGTTATAAACCAGGATAAATTTCAGGCCGGCATGCAATTAACAAAACATGCCGGCTTTTTTATGCCCGAAAATGAAGACATTATACTTTTAATTGATGAATAACCTGTTCTACAGTGATCAGGATTTTATCCAGATTTGAAGGATGACCGGTAATTTTTGCAATCATAATCCCACCTTCAATCAACGCAATGATAGAATAAGCTATCCGGTCAACATCCGTGTCTGCTTTAAATTCCCCTGCTTCCATTCCGGCAGCAATCAGGTTACTGATATCTTTTTTCCAATCCGTTACTGCCTTCGCAGCTTTTGCTTTTAATAAGGTATTGGTATCATCAGCCTCTATGGCCGTATTCAGGATCGGGCATCCGCCTGTCGGAAAAGATGCTCCGCTAAAACTATGGTAAACTTGTGCATAAACCATTAGTTTCTCCTGGTAGCTGACTGCTTTTTGCATGCGCTGAATGACAGCTTTTCTGATCTTGGATAAATTATAATCAAAAACCGAAAGCGCAACATCTTCCTTATTTTCAAAATTGCCATAAATACTTCCCTTGGTCAGGTGAGTAGCCTCTGTTAAATCTGACAATGAGGTTCCCGCATATCCTTTCGTATTAAATATACCCGCTGTGGTTTCAATAATAAACTGACGGGTACGCTCTGCTTTTGACAATACATTATCCATAAAGCAAAAGTCCAGAAAATTTCTGTCCCAAACCATAGCTGAGTAACAAATCAGGAGCAGAATGTTAAACAGCGTGTGATAATAAATTGCATAATAAAATTATTATACTAAATTTATTTCGATAACCAATTATAAACCAACCTCCTGATAAAGGAAATGGTTCAGTGGCCATAGCCGCTGAATCTGAACCACTTAAACTATGAACTCATTAGGCATTTACGACTACGTCGTTTTCCTCGTTTATTTCTTCATCGTCGCCCTCTATGGCTGGACAGTTTACCGCAAAAAACAAGCACAAAAGGAAAATTCAAAAGATTTCTTCCTGGCAAAAGATTCCTTAACCTGGTGGGCCATCGGTGCCTCCCTCATTGCTTCCAACATTTCAGCAGAACAATTTATTGGAATGAGCGGATCAGGCTTTACTATGGGCCTGGCAATTGCCAGTTACGAATGGCTCGCCGCTGTAACCCTGATTATTGTCGCTATATTTTTTATTCCTGTTTATATCAAGAATAAAATCTATACGAT from Pedobacter sp. WC2423 carries:
- the fabF gene encoding beta-ketoacyl-ACP synthase II translates to MLKRVVITGIGALTPLGNDVNTFWSNTIAGKSGAAKITRFDASLFRTQFACELKDYDVTKYLDRSDIKRTDRFTQYALVASDEAIKDSGFEFDKMDPFDVGVIWGSGQGGMDTFEQQSAEFALGNGTPRYSPFFVPKLIANMASGMISIRNGYMGINYTTVSACATSNTAIMDAFTYIRMGKAKIIVTGGSEAPISASSVGGFCAMKAMSAQNDTPETASKPFDIKRDGFVMGEGAGALVLEEYEHAVKRGATIYGEIGGAAMTADAYHMTATHPEGLGASHAMKLALTEAGLTIHDINYLNTHATSTPVGDLSETKAVSNLLGTGKNELFISATKSMTGHLLGAAGAIEAIICLLSMRDSIIPPTINTDELDPAIPSNLNIVIKEAISAKVKAAMSNTFGFGGHNGIVVFKSL
- a CDS encoding outer membrane beta-barrel protein; this encodes MLLSPVNAQNGILLRGVVQDTTKVGIPGANVRLIAGKDTLSSNTDTTGSFSFSNVRSGNVTLLVRGIGYSAYHQVITLKDGIMEQSLPALVLKSAALQLNEVVIKGRVVPMRVMKDTVEFNADAYAVHENDKVEDLLKQLPGVEIDKDGNVSSAGKALTKIRVNGKDFFTGNVKEFISKLPAGTVSRIQFIDDYGDKANFTGIKTGEPQKILNVVLKSDRNNGNFGSVTASAGTDKRYGLNLNDYLWRDLRQIGVNANAGNTNTGAGINTNSNLGFSYRDKIKEKLIFGSNYNYAYNKNESIQQSLIETVNPQGIIYDKSANTNSSKSNGHNLDLSLESTDQENYLRGGFRGALQGTNSNAINESLQTGVVRRDLNTQRSSKQDNPNLNADFTMARKLKKPGRIISAGVNGSSGLTANNSDLDNQIKYYDPKTGVAVKDSLLNQLVDERNRTTTLNANFTFTEPLKAKDSLVKRSLDFNYLFSLSRTRNSLDTKDRDQSGNIRDVDSLSNSYTSSFSKHIIGINYRYETKKLNYILGITGQPSLLTGAYEGRTDRINRAGFNFSPIARLNYMISTKSQFNFFYTGNSVEPNFNQLQPVRDTRNLNNIVIGNPDLKAAFNHLINLNYNHSNPQSGSNLQVGLRGSVTQNQVVSNTLLIADKLVPDSLKNFNQETHYLNTNGNYNFGTNYYWSLPFGKKYTFEMIGGINYNHRISFAEEVKNIGKGVNINQRVGLRMNRKWIMLHTSANYSYNSNRYSIRSFNSNTLQIWTFNMDSRIFILKSLVLGVNAAKTLNQGFSVNATNPFIINGSIEKTFFKHKQVSVKLEGNDFLNQGNNLTRTVTDNTTTESRTNQITRYFLLSFTWNLQSFGGEN
- a CDS encoding acyl-CoA desaturase; the encoded protein is MIILIFFLLHWFLSLFSQTFFLHRYASHKMFKMNPFWEKFFYTITFLSQGSSFLNPRAYAILHRMHHAFSDTEKDPHSPHFVKDVWGMMIQTKNIYLNYAKYNEEPEEQFRDNYPSWPLIDKIGDSWITRMVFISFYIWFYVTFATAWWMFLLLPVHFLMGPLHGAIVNWCGHKYGYSNHDNNDHSKNSLPLDFLMMGELFQNNHHKKPNNPNFASKWFEFDPTYPLMKVMHWLHIIRIRKT
- a CDS encoding phosphoheptose isomerase, whose product is MSDQKKEIFDSVAQRLKIEGFNVVNRDETRPWGGFFVIDEAQAQQFANVYFDGLNVEELKISGKLSPKILIVAPNTRLSWQYHHRRAEIWRVVSGTVGVITSETDEQGDVQQLVPEQTIKLKQGERHRLVGLDDWGIVSEIWQHTDPSDPSDESDIVRVSDDFGR
- a CDS encoding TetR/AcrR family transcriptional regulator, giving the protein MDNVLSKAERTRQFIIETTAGIFNTKGYAGTSLSDLTEATHLTKGSIYGNFENKEDVALSVFDYNLSKIRKAVIQRMQKAVSYQEKLMVYAQVYHSFSGASFPTGGCPILNTAIEADDTNTLLKAKAAKAVTDWKKDISNLIAAGMEAGEFKADTDVDRIAYSIIALIEGGIMIAKITGHPSNLDKILITVEQVIHQLKV